Proteins encoded within one genomic window of Amycolatopsis sp. 2-15:
- a CDS encoding CbbQ/NirQ/NorQ/GpvN family protein: MTAPFYLPAGDEVDLFRAAYDQRIPVLLKGPTGCGKTRFVEYMAWEIAKQRTGTPPDEPLVTITCHDDLTAADLVGRYLLSAEGTTWLDGPLTRAARTGAICYLDEVVEARKDTTVVLHSLTDHRRTLPLERLGTTVAAHPDFLLVVSYNPGYQVTSKDLKPSTRQRFLAIEFGYPDPELEAEIIAHEAGVPADVAEALAALGARIRNLDAADLLDGPSTRLLVHAGALIGRGVAPRRACDLALVLATSDDRDVQDAVRQVAHAVFAA; the protein is encoded by the coding sequence GTGACCGCGCCCTTCTACCTGCCGGCCGGCGACGAGGTCGACCTCTTCCGCGCGGCCTACGACCAGCGCATCCCGGTGCTGCTCAAGGGACCCACCGGGTGCGGCAAGACCCGGTTCGTCGAGTACATGGCATGGGAGATCGCGAAACAGCGCACCGGGACGCCGCCGGACGAGCCACTGGTGACGATCACCTGTCACGACGACCTCACCGCGGCCGACCTCGTCGGCCGGTATCTGCTCTCGGCCGAGGGCACGACCTGGCTCGACGGGCCGCTGACGCGAGCCGCGCGCACGGGCGCGATCTGCTACCTCGACGAGGTGGTCGAGGCCCGCAAGGACACCACCGTGGTGCTGCACTCGCTGACCGATCACCGGCGGACGTTGCCGCTGGAACGGCTCGGCACCACCGTGGCGGCGCACCCGGACTTCCTGCTCGTCGTGTCGTACAACCCGGGGTATCAGGTCACCAGCAAGGATCTCAAGCCGAGCACCCGGCAGCGCTTCCTCGCCATCGAGTTCGGCTACCCGGACCCCGAGCTGGAGGCCGAGATCATCGCGCACGAAGCGGGCGTGCCCGCGGACGTGGCCGAGGCACTGGCCGCGCTCGGCGCCCGCATCCGCAACCTCGACGCCGCCGATCTCCTCGACGGCCCGAGCACGCGGCTGCTCGTCCACGCCGGCGCGCTCATCGGCCGCGGGGTCGCGCCGCGGCGGGCGTGCGATCTCGCGCTCGTGCTGGCCACCAGCGACGACCGGGACGTGCAGGACGCCGTCCGGCAGGTGGCGCACGCCGTGTTCGCGGCATGA
- a CDS encoding nitric oxide reductase activation protein NorD — MTTPGPAHLDELTGSLSLYYRALCGRGCELVPYDDEAELRQRPDTATTVRLPPHVHAGPSWYQVALTHRALHHELGTFDLDLERPEPFFRRLRPAGLSGRLDRFAGLFGRTALAVEVFTVLEDLRVDTAALRLFPGLAPVYERVRADELATRPDLAELPARSAAAEALVRLSLGATSIRLPPALHPALARMAAVARVLTDRESTVESTAEATLRCYGILARLPNLAPAAGVGEEVAFTESEVDDGFTLPGSEFRLEGDEVFDVRFAPVRYRDVPGPRYLGLSASGMPLTEAILRMTGEEAQAADEFTERSLAAESGQVDVTTVERPPEPLPHDHGPDLENHHHGETGPVQANGRHEFAYPEWDHRAGRYLADWCLVREKRPRSGRSGRAHRDALGRNRALLPALTAQLERMAPLGRRRRTRLRHGDDLDLDACVEAMADLRTGRTPGEAVYSALEPVAREVAVAFALDLSSSTAERLPERDDGIRRILDLERESVALLLEAVERVGDSYGIYGFSGTGREDVVVSVVKSLDERRTPATLRRLDGLVPQHTTRMGPAIRHLTRRLATHGAPSKLLVLVSDGRPFDLDYGQQYGEDAVLDYALADTTRALAEARRAGVRPYLITVDPAGGDYLRTMCDPDTYHVIADPRDLPVALARLYVTARRAWPATQSPDSVRP, encoded by the coding sequence ATGACGACACCGGGGCCCGCGCACCTGGACGAGCTGACCGGCTCGCTCTCGCTGTACTACCGGGCGTTGTGCGGGCGGGGCTGCGAACTGGTGCCCTACGACGACGAGGCCGAACTTCGCCAGCGGCCCGACACCGCGACGACCGTGCGGCTCCCGCCGCACGTGCACGCGGGACCGTCGTGGTACCAGGTGGCGCTGACGCACCGGGCGCTGCACCACGAACTCGGCACGTTCGACCTCGACCTCGAGCGGCCGGAGCCCTTCTTCCGGCGGCTGCGCCCGGCCGGCCTCAGCGGCAGGCTCGACCGCTTCGCCGGCCTGTTCGGCCGCACGGCGCTCGCGGTCGAGGTGTTCACCGTGCTCGAAGACCTGCGCGTGGACACCGCGGCGCTGCGGCTGTTCCCCGGTCTGGCCCCGGTCTACGAGCGGGTGCGCGCCGACGAGCTGGCGACGAGGCCGGATCTCGCCGAGCTGCCGGCCCGCTCCGCGGCGGCCGAGGCGCTCGTCCGGCTGAGCCTCGGCGCCACCTCGATCCGGCTGCCGCCGGCACTGCATCCGGCGCTCGCCCGGATGGCCGCCGTGGCCCGGGTCCTCACCGACCGGGAGTCCACTGTGGAATCGACGGCCGAGGCAACGCTCCGGTGCTACGGCATATTGGCGCGGCTGCCCAACCTCGCCCCGGCGGCCGGCGTGGGCGAAGAGGTCGCCTTCACAGAATCCGAGGTGGACGACGGGTTCACGCTGCCGGGGAGCGAGTTCCGGCTCGAAGGGGACGAGGTGTTCGACGTCCGGTTCGCGCCCGTGCGCTACCGCGACGTGCCCGGTCCCCGGTACCTCGGCTTGTCGGCCTCCGGCATGCCGCTCACCGAAGCGATCCTGCGGATGACCGGCGAGGAAGCGCAGGCGGCCGACGAGTTCACCGAACGCTCGCTGGCGGCCGAGAGCGGGCAGGTCGACGTCACGACGGTCGAGCGCCCGCCCGAGCCACTGCCGCACGACCACGGCCCGGACCTGGAAAACCACCACCACGGGGAAACCGGGCCCGTGCAGGCGAACGGACGGCACGAGTTCGCCTACCCCGAGTGGGACCACCGCGCCGGCCGGTACCTGGCCGACTGGTGCCTGGTCCGGGAGAAGCGGCCCCGGTCGGGGCGCAGCGGCCGCGCGCACCGCGACGCACTCGGGCGCAACCGCGCGCTGCTGCCCGCGCTGACCGCGCAGCTGGAACGCATGGCTCCGCTCGGTCGCCGCCGGCGCACGCGGCTACGCCACGGCGACGACCTCGACCTCGATGCCTGCGTGGAGGCCATGGCCGACCTGCGGACCGGACGGACGCCGGGGGAAGCCGTGTACAGCGCGCTCGAACCGGTGGCCCGCGAGGTGGCCGTGGCGTTCGCGCTGGACCTGAGCTCGTCGACGGCCGAACGCCTGCCCGAGCGCGACGACGGGATCCGCCGGATCCTCGACCTGGAACGGGAGTCGGTCGCGTTGCTCCTCGAAGCGGTGGAGCGGGTCGGCGACAGCTACGGCATCTACGGCTTCTCCGGCACCGGCCGCGAGGACGTCGTGGTTTCGGTCGTGAAGTCCCTCGACGAGCGGCGCACCCCGGCGACCCTGCGGCGGCTCGACGGGCTCGTGCCGCAGCACACGACCCGGATGGGCCCGGCCATCCGCCACCTCACCCGCCGGCTCGCCACGCACGGCGCGCCCTCGAAGCTGCTCGTGCTGGTTTCCGACGGTCGTCCGTTCGACCTCGACTACGGACAGCAGTACGGCGAGGACGCCGTGCTGGACTACGCGCTCGCCGACACCACCCGCGCGCTCGCCGAAGCCCGGCGCGCCGGTGTCCGCCCCTACCTCATCA